A portion of the Blastopirellula sediminis genome contains these proteins:
- a CDS encoding LON peptidase substrate-binding domain-containing protein, translating into MSSASAYPIRLFPLPNLVLFPGVLQPLYIFEPRYRELLERAKGDDGRIAMALLKPGWQQQYEESPALYDIVCIGEIVACQTHDDGTSNILLRGSKRAKILHEIDSPGAYRMAVVEDLPGAATNGTNAAGEVALRLKRTLAKTEFAQMFEQPSLGANPSLDVLSDAVAYALPWPLLMKQQLLAETNAIRRGEQLISWLSQSAADPQSLGRPTFPLRASAN; encoded by the coding sequence ATGTCTTCGGCGTCCGCTTATCCAATTCGACTCTTTCCGCTTCCTAACCTGGTGCTATTCCCAGGCGTGCTGCAGCCGCTCTACATCTTTGAGCCGCGGTATCGCGAGTTGCTGGAGAGAGCGAAGGGGGATGACGGCCGGATCGCGATGGCCCTGCTCAAACCAGGCTGGCAACAACAATACGAAGAGAGCCCGGCGCTGTACGACATCGTGTGCATCGGCGAAATCGTCGCTTGTCAGACGCATGATGACGGCACCTCCAATATTCTGTTGCGAGGGAGCAAGCGGGCGAAAATCTTGCACGAGATCGACTCGCCGGGCGCTTATCGGATGGCGGTTGTAGAAGACCTGCCAGGCGCCGCTACCAACGGCACCAACGCCGCTGGCGAAGTCGCCTTGCGGTTGAAGAGGACGCTCGCCAAGACTGAATTTGCCCAAATGTTTGAACAGCCTTCGCTGGGGGCGAATCCGTCGCTTGACGTATTGAGCGACGCCGTCGCCTACGCACTGCCGTGGCCGCTGCTGATGAAACAGCAGCTGCTGGCCGAGACCAACGCGATTCGACGCGGCGAACAGCTGATCAGCTGGCTCTCGCAATCGGCCGCCGACCCGCAATCGCTCGGCCGTCCCACGTTTCCGTTGCGGGCCAGCGCCAATTGA
- a CDS encoding FAD-binding and (Fe-S)-binding domain-containing protein, with product MDPERERIRADLRGVIDCEVLCDDLSLQMYSTDASIFEIKPLAVVRPRRAQEVIACVRYANENKIPVHARGAGSGLAGESLGSGIVIDFAHALRRVVEYGEQTVRVQPGVVLAQLNRQLAEINQIFGPDPANRAIATMGGVLSVDASGSHWLLHGSARDHVESLQVILANGDLVQFGAEPVEEALQGDSNKTRICAGLVDILQRNKALIEKHRPATAVNCAGYQLDGVLENGMLDVSKLLVGSEGTLGLITEAKLRVSPRVKHRGLVLLFFEKLDLAAKAALEIPALGASACDLLDRRVMAIARETDRRYFNLMPTEAEAMLLVEMPGDSTSEVQDRLNQTVDRIRRRRRWAFHAIVTTSPEEVGMYWELARRIAPILYRLKGTTRPLPYLEDLAVPPQKLPEFLTTVQNVLKKHHVTASLFAHAGQGQLHIRPLLNLADSEDVARMQRVASELYDEAFAIKGTISGQNGDGYSRTPYLERQYGPLYAVFQEIKRLFDPVGILNPDKKIVVTPHPLESLIRPLPSFTPSENGETQPVRRGVRDEELTLAWSPEEMGAAVRACNGCARCRTSGADARMCPIFRFEPKEEASPRAKANLLRGVLTGQIAPEEMATEPFRKIVDLCVHCHQCRIECPATVDIPKIVTEVKAQYYETNGLSFSDSVLAKIDRWAAWGHFFRPLANWAIRNRGARWLMEKIFGIAQGRKLPLFARRSFLRLAQRRRLSRPTRRSGRKVFYFVDMYANLFDPQLAESLVSILEHNGVAVYVHLAQMPSGMPAIALGAIPPAQKLAQQNLRLLAEAVRQGYEIVATEPSAVMCLKHEYRQLLGSEEADLVANGTTEACHYIWGLHQSGELNLDFRPLHVSVGYHTPCHIRALYQESAGVRLLKLVPGLQLRLIEKGCSGMAGAFGLSKKNFRSSLRAGWDMISSLRDPQIQIGSSECSACKMQMEQGTAKSTVHPLKLLAASYGLGPGLDQLVARAPHELTIS from the coding sequence ATGGATCCGGAACGGGAACGAATCCGAGCTGACCTGCGCGGCGTCATCGACTGCGAAGTCCTCTGCGACGATCTATCGCTGCAGATGTACTCGACCGACGCCAGCATCTTTGAGATCAAGCCGCTGGCGGTGGTCCGGCCGCGTCGCGCGCAGGAAGTGATCGCATGCGTCCGCTACGCGAACGAAAACAAGATCCCGGTCCATGCCCGTGGCGCCGGTAGCGGTTTGGCCGGCGAATCGCTCGGCAGCGGCATTGTGATCGACTTTGCTCATGCTCTGCGGCGCGTGGTCGAGTATGGTGAGCAAACTGTTCGCGTGCAGCCGGGGGTTGTTCTAGCCCAGCTCAATCGCCAGCTCGCCGAGATCAATCAGATCTTCGGCCCCGATCCGGCGAACCGCGCGATTGCGACCATGGGAGGCGTGTTGTCGGTCGACGCCAGCGGCAGTCACTGGCTGCTGCATGGTTCGGCTCGTGACCATGTCGAAAGCCTGCAGGTGATTTTGGCCAACGGCGACCTGGTGCAATTTGGCGCCGAGCCGGTCGAAGAGGCGCTGCAGGGAGACTCGAACAAAACGCGCATCTGCGCTGGGCTGGTCGACATCTTGCAGCGCAACAAGGCGCTGATCGAAAAGCATCGGCCGGCTACGGCGGTCAATTGCGCCGGGTATCAGCTCGACGGCGTACTCGAAAACGGGATGCTCGACGTTTCCAAGTTGCTGGTCGGCTCCGAAGGTACGCTGGGTTTGATTACCGAAGCGAAGCTCCGCGTTTCGCCCCGCGTCAAACATCGCGGTTTGGTCCTCCTCTTTTTTGAGAAGCTGGACTTAGCGGCGAAGGCGGCGCTGGAGATCCCGGCGCTCGGCGCCTCGGCGTGCGATCTGCTCGATCGCCGCGTGATGGCGATCGCGCGGGAAACCGATCGCCGCTATTTCAATCTGATGCCGACCGAAGCGGAAGCGATGCTGCTGGTCGAGATGCCGGGCGATTCGACCAGCGAAGTGCAGGATCGCTTGAATCAAACGGTCGATCGAATTCGCCGTCGTCGCCGTTGGGCCTTCCATGCGATCGTCACCACGTCGCCGGAAGAAGTCGGCATGTATTGGGAATTGGCGCGACGCATAGCGCCGATTCTCTATCGCCTGAAAGGAACGACTCGGCCGCTTCCTTACTTGGAAGACTTGGCGGTTCCGCCGCAGAAGCTGCCGGAGTTTTTGACGACGGTGCAGAACGTTTTGAAGAAGCATCACGTCACCGCGTCGTTGTTCGCGCATGCCGGACAAGGACAACTTCATATTCGTCCTCTTTTGAATCTGGCCGATTCGGAAGATGTGGCGCGAATGCAGCGGGTTGCGTCGGAGCTGTATGACGAGGCGTTCGCGATCAAAGGGACAATCAGCGGACAAAACGGCGACGGCTACAGTCGCACGCCGTACCTCGAACGACAATACGGGCCGCTTTACGCGGTGTTTCAAGAGATCAAGCGATTGTTTGATCCGGTCGGCATCTTGAATCCGGACAAGAAGATTGTCGTCACGCCGCATCCGTTGGAATCGCTGATTCGTCCGTTGCCCTCGTTTACGCCGAGCGAAAACGGCGAGACGCAACCGGTTCGTCGCGGCGTGCGGGACGAAGAGCTGACGTTGGCCTGGTCGCCGGAAGAGATGGGCGCCGCCGTTCGCGCGTGTAACGGCTGCGCGCGATGTCGAACTAGCGGCGCCGATGCGCGGATGTGCCCGATCTTCCGCTTTGAACCGAAAGAAGAAGCGTCGCCGCGAGCGAAAGCGAACCTGTTGCGCGGCGTACTGACGGGACAGATCGCGCCGGAAGAGATGGCGACCGAACCGTTCCGCAAGATCGTTGATCTTTGCGTCCACTGTCATCAGTGCCGCATCGAATGTCCGGCGACCGTCGACATCCCAAAGATCGTCACCGAAGTCAAAGCGCAGTACTACGAGACGAATGGTCTCTCCTTCAGCGACTCAGTCTTGGCGAAGATTGATCGCTGGGCGGCGTGGGGGCATTTCTTCCGACCGCTGGCCAACTGGGCGATTCGCAATCGGGGTGCGCGGTGGCTGATGGAGAAAATCTTCGGCATCGCGCAAGGTCGCAAGTTGCCCCTCTTTGCGCGGCGATCCTTCTTGCGACTGGCGCAGCGGCGGCGACTTAGTCGTCCGACGCGGCGAAGCGGGCGGAAGGTATTCTACTTCGTCGATATGTACGCCAACTTGTTTGATCCGCAGCTGGCCGAATCGCTCGTGTCGATCCTGGAGCATAACGGCGTCGCCGTTTACGTGCATCTTGCGCAAATGCCATCCGGCATGCCGGCGATCGCGCTGGGCGCCATTCCACCGGCGCAGAAACTGGCGCAGCAGAACTTGCGGCTGCTGGCCGAGGCGGTCCGCCAAGGCTACGAGATCGTCGCGACCGAACCTTCGGCCGTGATGTGCCTCAAGCATGAATATCGGCAGCTGCTCGGCAGCGAAGAGGCCGACCTGGTCGCCAACGGAACAACCGAGGCGTGCCACTACATCTGGGGGCTGCATCAAAGCGGCGAGCTGAACTTGGACTTCCGGCCGCTCCATGTGTCGGTCGGCTATCATACGCCTTGCCATATTCGTGCACTCTACCAGGAATCTGCCGGCGTTCGGCTTTTAAAGCTGGTGCCAGGACTGCAGTTGCGTTTAATTGAAAAGGGATGCTCCGGCATGGCGGGCGCCTTCGGGCTGTCGAAAAAGAACTTTCGCAGCAGTTTGCGGGCGGGTTGGGATATGATTTCGTCGCTGCGGGATCCGCAAATTCAAATCGGATCTTCGGAATGCAGCGCGTGTAAAATGCAGATGGAGCAGGGGACGGCGAAATCGACGGTACATCCCCTCAAATTACTGGCCGCTTCCTATGGATTAGGGCCGGGGCTCGACCAATTGGTCGCCCGGGCGCCGCATGAACTGACGATTTCGTGA
- a CDS encoding MoaD/ThiS family protein, which yields MRVCVKLFAAVRDIAGDEKVELEVSESADIAEVRAAMIAKWPKLEPYSRFLNFAVNQNYATAATRVAAEDEIACIPPVSGG from the coding sequence GTGAGAGTTTGCGTCAAATTGTTCGCCGCGGTGCGGGACATCGCCGGGGATGAAAAGGTCGAACTGGAAGTTTCCGAATCGGCCGATATCGCCGAAGTTCGCGCCGCGATGATCGCCAAGTGGCCGAAGCTCGAGCCGTACTCGCGGTTTTTGAATTTCGCCGTTAATCAGAATTATGCGACCGCTGCAACTCGCGTAGCGGCCGAAGACGAGATCGCTTGCATTCCGCCGGTCAGCGGCGGCTAA
- a CDS encoding molybdenum cofactor biosynthesis protein MoaE, which produces MASLTHETIDLQAMYDLVATPTAGAIVTFSGVTRELTHGRQTDSLDYEAYAEMALAKLQELEQTAKERWPIEKCAITHRLGHLEIGEASVVVAVSSPHRDASFLAAKWLIDTLKEEVPIWKRENWSDGSTEWVHPGLPTGDAS; this is translated from the coding sequence GTGGCGAGCCTAACGCACGAAACGATCGATCTTCAGGCGATGTACGACCTGGTCGCCACGCCGACGGCTGGCGCTATCGTCACGTTTAGCGGCGTTACCCGCGAGTTGACGCACGGGCGACAGACCGATTCTCTCGACTACGAAGCGTACGCCGAAATGGCGCTGGCCAAGCTGCAAGAGCTGGAGCAAACGGCGAAAGAGCGCTGGCCAATCGAAAAGTGCGCGATCACGCATCGGCTGGGGCATTTGGAAATAGGGGAAGCGAGCGTCGTGGTAGCGGTCAGTTCGCCTCACCGGGATGCTTCGTTTCTGGCCGCCAAATGGCTGATCGACACGCTCAAAGAAGAAGTCCCGATCTGGAAGCGGGAGAACTGGAGCGACGGCAGCACCGAGTGGGTTCATCCCGGCTTGCCGACAGGAGACGCGTCATGA
- the moaA gene encoding GTP 3',8-cyclase MoaA — protein sequence MTKPAPLVDRFGRVHTSLRVSVTDRCNIRCFYCMPLENVQFKPREELLTFEEIERVAKIAVSLGVRKFRLTGGEPLVRHQLHELIRRLAAIPGVEDLALTTNGLLLADQAAALHAAGLRRLNVSLDSLSEEVFQRITRRQGVERVLQGIAAAQEVGFRGIRLNAVSIRGLTESEIVPLARFSREQDLELRFIEFMPLDADRNWGETQVLSGAEVREIVSRDVATLSPAPRDDLSQPAVDFVYSDSPARVGFINSVTAPFCGACNRLRITAEGQLRNCLFSTEEWDVRSPLRQGATDMAIAEVFRDCTSAKKLGHGSDDQQFAPTERAMYQIGG from the coding sequence ATGACGAAACCAGCGCCGCTGGTCGATCGTTTCGGCCGCGTCCATACCAGTTTGCGAGTCAGCGTCACCGATCGCTGCAACATTCGCTGCTTTTATTGCATGCCGCTGGAGAACGTGCAGTTCAAGCCGCGAGAAGAGCTGCTGACGTTTGAAGAGATCGAGCGCGTCGCGAAGATCGCCGTCTCGCTCGGCGTACGCAAGTTTCGTCTTACCGGCGGCGAACCGTTGGTGCGCCATCAACTGCACGAACTGATCCGGCGGCTCGCTGCGATCCCTGGCGTTGAAGATCTGGCGCTGACCACCAACGGCTTGCTACTGGCCGATCAAGCCGCCGCGCTGCATGCCGCGGGACTTCGGCGGTTGAACGTGAGCCTCGACAGCCTTTCGGAAGAAGTCTTTCAGCGGATTACGCGGCGTCAGGGCGTCGAACGCGTGTTGCAGGGAATCGCCGCGGCGCAGGAAGTTGGATTCCGCGGTATCCGGCTGAACGCCGTTTCGATCCGGGGGCTGACCGAGAGCGAAATTGTCCCGCTCGCGCGTTTTTCCCGCGAACAAGATTTAGAACTCCGGTTTATCGAGTTCATGCCGCTCGACGCCGATCGCAACTGGGGCGAAACCCAGGTGCTGAGCGGCGCGGAAGTGCGGGAGATTGTTTCCCGCGACGTGGCGACGCTTTCGCCGGCGCCGCGGGACGACCTCAGCCAACCGGCGGTCGACTTCGTTTACTCCGACTCGCCGGCGCGAGTCGGCTTTATCAATTCGGTGACGGCGCCGTTTTGCGGCGCCTGCAACCGGTTACGAATCACGGCGGAAGGGCAGCTGCGAAACTGTCTCTTCTCGACCGAAGAATGGGACGTTCGATCACCGCTCAGGCAAGGAGCGACCGACATGGCGATCGCGGAAGTTTTCCGCGATTGCACCAGCGCAAAGAAACTTGGGCACGGTAGCGATGATCAACAGTTCGCCCCGACCGAGCGGGCGATGTATCAAATCGGAGGGTGA
- a CDS encoding cysteine desulfurase, with translation MNVEGQQRIYLDNAATSWPKPPGVVDAMRRHLEKIGAPAGRSGYHEAAVVERAVTETRRQLAYLLGVREADRVIFTFNGTDSLNTVMHGFLREGDHVVATTLEHNSVLRPLNYLESHRGIEVRHVAADEQGIVTPQSIEEALTHRTRLITISHASNVTGAIQPIEEITEMAHRRGIRVLVDGAQAAGHIPVRMDDSGVDFYACSGHKGLLGPLGVGVLYLAPGAEEETESFRQGGTGTLSQSPQQPDTLPDKYESGNPNVTAILGLQAAVEFLRDKTVSAVERQIRERTAHLLEGLAGMPQIEVYGPLSAASRVGVVSLNVPGFDPHELASFLDSAHHIQVRAGLHCSPLMHQQLGTSDRGGAVRFSVGAFTTAAEIEKVLSALSTLVHH, from the coding sequence ATGAACGTAGAGGGGCAGCAGCGAATCTATCTGGATAACGCTGCGACAAGTTGGCCCAAGCCTCCCGGCGTGGTCGACGCGATGCGCCGGCACTTGGAAAAGATTGGCGCTCCGGCTGGACGTAGCGGCTACCATGAAGCGGCGGTCGTCGAACGTGCGGTGACCGAAACGCGGCGGCAACTCGCTTACTTGCTTGGCGTGCGCGAAGCGGATCGGGTCATCTTCACCTTCAACGGCACCGACTCGCTCAATACCGTCATGCATGGTTTCCTGCGCGAAGGGGATCATGTCGTCGCCACAACGCTTGAACATAACTCGGTGCTTCGTCCGCTCAACTATCTGGAGTCGCATCGTGGGATCGAAGTTCGCCATGTCGCCGCTGATGAACAGGGAATCGTCACGCCGCAGTCGATTGAAGAGGCGCTGACCCACAGGACCCGTTTGATCACGATCAGTCATGCGTCGAACGTCACCGGCGCGATCCAGCCGATCGAAGAGATCACCGAAATGGCTCATCGCCGCGGCATCCGCGTGTTGGTCGACGGCGCGCAAGCGGCCGGGCACATCCCGGTTCGCATGGATGATAGCGGCGTCGACTTTTACGCTTGCTCTGGCCACAAGGGCCTGCTCGGTCCGCTCGGCGTCGGCGTCCTCTATCTGGCGCCTGGCGCCGAAGAAGAGACCGAGAGTTTCCGCCAAGGAGGAACCGGCACGCTCAGTCAAAGTCCGCAGCAGCCTGACACGCTGCCGGACAAGTACGAGAGCGGCAATCCCAACGTCACGGCGATCTTGGGACTGCAAGCGGCAGTGGAGTTCCTGCGGGATAAGACGGTCTCTGCCGTCGAGCGACAGATACGCGAACGAACGGCCCATCTGCTCGAAGGTTTAGCGGGAATGCCGCAAATCGAAGTATACGGGCCTCTCTCCGCGGCGAGCCGCGTTGGCGTAGTCAGTCTGAACGTTCCTGGCTTTGACCCGCATGAGCTCGCGAGTTTTCTCGACTCGGCGCACCATATTCAGGTGCGAGCCGGGCTCCATTGCTCGCCGCTGATGCACCAGCAACTGGGGACCAGCGATCGAGGCGGCGCGGTCCGATTTAGCGTAGGCGCCTTTACGACGGCGGCTGAGATTGAGAAAGTGCTATCAGCGCTCAGCACGCTCGTTCACCACTAG
- a CDS encoding YkgJ family cysteine cluster protein, with amino-acid sequence MSNSPWYRDGLRFECSQCGDCCTGAPGYVWVNDDEIAQLAASVELPVDQFETTYVRKVGLRKSLREYAGGECVFFDTKSRGCTVYSARPRQCRTWPFWDSNIRSEEDWQATCEICPGSGKGPLYQLEEIEERRSQIRI; translated from the coding sequence ATGTCGAACTCTCCTTGGTATCGCGACGGATTGCGTTTTGAGTGCTCGCAGTGCGGCGATTGCTGCACTGGCGCTCCTGGCTATGTCTGGGTCAATGACGACGAAATCGCTCAACTTGCGGCGAGCGTCGAGCTTCCGGTCGATCAATTTGAAACGACGTACGTACGGAAGGTGGGCTTACGCAAAAGTTTGCGTGAGTACGCCGGCGGCGAGTGCGTCTTCTTTGATACGAAGTCGCGCGGCTGCACCGTCTACTCAGCGCGGCCGCGGCAGTGTCGAACCTGGCCCTTCTGGGATTCCAACATCCGGAGCGAAGAAGATTGGCAAGCGACCTGCGAAATTTGCCCCGGAAGTGGGAAGGGGCCCCTCTACCAGTTGGAAGAGATCGAAGAGCGTCGAAGTCAGATTCGGATTTAA
- a CDS encoding HU family DNA-binding protein: MTKKEIVKTISEEIGLTQLKTKEIVQKTFNAIVDTLVEDGRIELRNFGVFEVKKRAARKARNPRTGEKVYVPSKFVVTFKPGKEMEERVRQMEEAERRREEAEAMASGNLDMMGGSPSPSNQSPEPPTNTFAPPQGDFDH, encoded by the coding sequence GTGACCAAGAAAGAGATAGTGAAGACGATTTCAGAAGAAATTGGTCTCACCCAGCTGAAAACCAAGGAAATCGTCCAAAAGACGTTCAATGCCATCGTTGATACCTTGGTGGAAGATGGTCGAATCGAGTTGCGAAATTTTGGCGTCTTTGAAGTCAAAAAGCGTGCGGCTCGCAAAGCGCGAAACCCGCGTACCGGCGAGAAGGTTTATGTTCCGTCGAAATTCGTCGTAACCTTCAAGCCTGGTAAGGAGATGGAAGAACGCGTCCGCCAAATGGAAGAAGCGGAACGTCGCCGCGAAGAGGCCGAAGCGATGGCCTCGGGTAACCTGGATATGATGGGCGGCTCACCGAGCCCCTCTAACCAGTCTCCTGAACCCCCAACCAATACATTCGCCCCCCCGCAAGGCGATTTCGACCATTGA
- a CDS encoding dihydroorotate dehydrogenase codes for MPASLSVEIGSLRLANPILVASGTFGYAREMAGMVDVGRLGGIVPKTITQAPRPGNAPWRTIETTAGLLNSIGLDNDGIDAFIAHHLPYLGSLGSPAIVSIAGRTSEEFAQMAARLSQYDEVAAIELNISCPNVSGGVDFGICPESCRELIAGVRQHCTKPLLAKLTPNVARIADVAAAAEDGGADGISAINTLLGMAVDWRRRKPLLGNIMGGLSGPAIKPVALRCVYQIAQRVKIPVIGIGGIGTIDDVMEFLVAGATAVQIGTANFNDPTVSTRILDQLPGALAEIGASSVQEIIGTIQTAPQPAPNVVGSPVA; via the coding sequence ATGCCTGCCAGCTTGTCGGTCGAAATTGGTTCTCTGCGACTGGCAAACCCGATTCTGGTCGCTTCCGGCACCTTCGGATACGCGCGTGAAATGGCCGGCATGGTCGATGTCGGCCGGCTCGGCGGCATCGTTCCGAAGACCATCACCCAAGCTCCACGGCCGGGGAACGCTCCTTGGCGAACGATCGAAACGACCGCTGGTCTCTTGAATTCGATCGGGCTCGATAACGACGGCATCGACGCGTTCATCGCCCATCATTTGCCCTATCTCGGCTCGCTCGGTTCGCCGGCCATCGTCAGCATCGCCGGTCGCACCTCGGAAGAGTTCGCCCAGATGGCGGCTCGCTTGTCGCAGTATGACGAAGTCGCCGCGATCGAACTGAACATCTCCTGCCCCAACGTCAGCGGCGGGGTCGACTTCGGCATCTGTCCCGAAAGCTGCCGCGAATTGATCGCCGGCGTTCGCCAGCATTGCACCAAGCCGCTTCTCGCGAAGCTGACCCCCAACGTCGCGCGCATCGCCGACGTCGCCGCAGCGGCCGAAGACGGGGGCGCCGACGGCATCTCGGCGATCAACACGCTGCTCGGCATGGCGGTCGATTGGCGACGTCGCAAGCCGCTGCTCGGCAACATCATGGGCGGTCTGAGCGGTCCAGCGATCAAGCCGGTTGCGCTCCGCTGCGTCTATCAGATCGCCCAGCGGGTGAAGATCCCGGTCATCGGCATCGGCGGGATCGGCACGATCGACGACGTGATGGAGTTCCTGGTCGCCGGCGCTACCGCGGTGCAGATCGGCACGGCGAACTTCAACGATCCGACGGTGTCGACCAGAATACTCGATCAGTTGCCTGGGGCGCTCGCCGAGATTGGCGCTTCGTCGGTCCAAGAGATCATCGGCACGATCCAGACCGCGCCGCAGCCGGCGCCAAACGTGGTCGGCTCGCCGGTCGCGTAA
- the trpS gene encoding tryptophan--tRNA ligase — translation MRVLSGIQPTGRFHWGNYFGAIRQYIDLQNEEASYYFIANLHALTTVRDKTQLEENTRDAALDLLALGLDPNKASLFLQSDVPEVSELCWILMTGTPMGLLERCVSYKDKVARGINAGAGLFTYPVLMAADILAYDANIVPVGADQVQHIEVTRDLAQSFNHHFGEVFVLPQAKLLDASAKVVGTDGEKMSKSYDNTIGIFEDAKAMRKKIMRIVTDSRPMEDPKDPETDHLFLLFRLFATPEALQEMADLYNKGGFGYGHVKKALADAADEYFGEFRAKRAELAAQPDKVREILGDGAAAARKQAGAVLRRAQEACGLMPA, via the coding sequence ATGCGCGTTTTGTCCGGCATTCAGCCCACCGGAAGATTCCACTGGGGGAACTACTTCGGCGCCATTCGGCAGTACATCGACCTGCAGAATGAGGAAGCGTCGTACTACTTCATCGCCAACCTCCACGCGCTGACGACGGTTCGCGATAAAACGCAGCTCGAAGAGAACACGCGTGACGCGGCGCTGGATCTGCTTGCGCTTGGCCTCGATCCAAACAAGGCGAGTCTCTTCCTGCAGTCGGACGTGCCTGAAGTCTCCGAGCTCTGCTGGATTCTGATGACCGGCACGCCGATGGGACTGCTTGAACGCTGCGTTTCCTACAAAGACAAAGTCGCTCGTGGAATCAACGCCGGCGCGGGGCTGTTCACCTATCCGGTGCTGATGGCGGCCGACATCTTGGCGTACGACGCCAACATTGTCCCGGTCGGAGCCGACCAGGTGCAGCATATCGAAGTGACCCGCGACCTGGCTCAAAGCTTCAACCATCACTTCGGCGAAGTTTTTGTGTTGCCGCAGGCGAAGCTGCTCGACGCGTCGGCCAAGGTGGTCGGCACCGACGGCGAGAAGATGTCGAAGAGCTACGACAACACGATCGGCATCTTCGAAGACGCCAAAGCGATGCGGAAGAAGATCATGCGGATCGTCACCGACTCTCGGCCGATGGAAGATCCGAAGGATCCGGAGACCGATCATCTCTTCCTGTTGTTCCGCTTGTTCGCCACGCCGGAAGCGCTTCAGGAGATGGCCGACCTCTATAACAAAGGGGGCTTCGGCTACGGTCATGTCAAAAAGGCGTTGGCCGACGCCGCCGACGAATACTTTGGCGAGTTTCGCGCCAAACGCGCAGAGCTGGCCGCGCAGCCGGACAAGGTTCGCGAAATCTTGGGAGATGGCGCCGCCGCCGCTCGCAAACAAGCGGGCGCGGTTCTGCGTCGCGCTCAAGAGGCGTGCGGGCTGATGCCGGCGTAA
- the acpS gene encoding holo-ACP synthase, translated as MNVVGIGTDIIECLRIAQMIERHGELFINRVFTPREIDYCSSRKAATQHYAGRWAAKEAVLKAIGTGWIKGIAWRDVEVENLFGGKPRINLSGGALESAQRRGILDIMISISHCRSHAIAYATAIGGDDFTNLGGRE; from the coding sequence ATGAACGTCGTTGGAATCGGTACCGACATCATCGAATGTCTCCGCATCGCCCAGATGATCGAACGCCATGGTGAGCTGTTCATCAACCGCGTCTTTACGCCGCGCGAGATCGACTATTGCAGCTCGCGGAAAGCGGCGACGCAGCATTACGCCGGACGCTGGGCGGCGAAAGAAGCGGTCCTGAAAGCGATCGGCACCGGCTGGATCAAAGGAATCGCATGGCGCGACGTCGAAGTTGAAAACCTCTTCGGCGGCAAGCCGCGCATCAACTTGAGCGGGGGCGCCCTCGAATCGGCCCAGCGCCGCGGCATCCTCGACATCATGATCAGCATCTCCCACTGCCGATCTCACGCGATCGCCTACGCGACCGCAATCGGCGGCGACGATTTCACGAACCTCGGCGGCCGCGAATAA
- a CDS encoding PLDc N-terminal domain-containing protein — protein sequence MVDWSLLAQQNDGAAVVGLGMGLICMLAFGLLLSIFWVWALIDAIRNPRLSSNQRLIWVIVILLTQILGAIIYLLIGREGDQSGSG from the coding sequence ATGGTCGATTGGTCCCTGCTTGCCCAACAAAACGATGGCGCCGCTGTAGTCGGTTTGGGGATGGGCCTTATCTGCATGCTGGCCTTCGGGCTGTTGCTCTCCATCTTCTGGGTCTGGGCTCTGATCGACGCGATCCGTAATCCTCGGTTGTCGAGCAATCAGCGATTGATCTGGGTGATCGTCATTCTGCTTACGCAAATCCTGGGAGCGATCATCTACCTGCTGATCGGGCGAGAAGGTGATCAATCGGGCTCCGGATAA